The DNA sequence CAGATTAAGGTGGATTAATTACCTGAGGCCAGATCTCAAGAGGGGTGCTTTCACTGAGATGGAAGAGAACCAAATAATTCAGCTCCATTCGCGTCTCGGCAACAGGTACATGTGACATTTAGACTGAGCATGCCTCGGTGTCGCAAAAGCGCGCGCGCATCTTCGATTCAATTAGCCATACATCCTTCTACATGGATGCCTCGTGATTCAGGCATTATTCCAGTTGTGTCTAATAAAACGGTACATGTAAATTACTGTTTAGGCGGGTGTCCAAACACTTATACAAACATTGTAACTCAGACACTGGTCAAGAACTACGATCATTTGGGGCCAGGAATGTCGAGAATAACTCGAGACACGGAAAGAGATGCGACACATGAATTGTCAATAATAGTTGCTTAGCCAAGTTGTCGGGCCGCGGCATCGGTATACAACGAGTTTCACTCAATGGTTCTGATGCATTTGAGTTGCATGAACGCAGGTGGTCTAAGATCGCTTCGCATTTCCCCGGTCGCACGGACAATGAGATCAAGAACCATTGGAACACAAGAATCAAGAAGAAGCTGAAGCAACTTGGGCTGGACCCCATCACTCACCAGCCAATTACAGAGGAAGATCACTGCAAAAATGGTGATGAAGTGGACCAAACTAATTCATttaaagaagaagagggagtgCTCTCAAAGGTCAAGCCCAGGGACACCCAAGAACAGCGAGAGCAACCCGAACTGAAATTCGAGGAAGCAACCGACTTTTTGTTGAACTATGAATTGCTGCTGTGTGGCAATCTTGATGAGGGAGTTCGAGGGCCGAATCAAGAACCGGACAGGTCGATCTTGCAGAGCTCCAATACAATTTCCATAGAGGATTCTTCCCAGAACCAGTCCAATTCCAACGGAGAGTCCAATTGCTCATCATCATCACTGCAAGAACATAACAATGGTGGTGGCGTCCAACAATGGGTTGATCGTGTGGACTCTATGCTGTCATGGGATGGCTTTGATTTCTTAGAACAAGAGCTCTTCTTGTTTGAAGATAGATTTTGAGCTTTGATTTgcaagttttcttttcatttttcctctttccctccTTTCTTTCTTGATCGATACGTGTTTCTAGTTAGCCAAGCCACAAAATATGggtttcccttaatttttttttctcaaagaaagatTATGGAGATCATGATTATGATGTGCCATTCCcgaatgtcaaaaaaaaaaaaacaaaaacatgttTGCTCTGGTTGTCATCTTAATC is a window from the Rhodamnia argentea isolate NSW1041297 chromosome 8, ASM2092103v1, whole genome shotgun sequence genome containing:
- the LOC115741336 gene encoding myb-related protein 315-like; the encoded protein is MGRQPCCDKVGLKRGPWTIEEDHKLMNFILNNGIHCWRTVPKLAGLLRCGKSCRLRWINYLRPDLKRGAFTEMEENQIIQLHSRLGNRWSKIASHFPGRTDNEIKNHWNTRIKKKLKQLGLDPITHQPITEEDHCKNGDEVDQTNSFKEEEGVLSKVKPRDTQEQREQPELKFEEATDFLLNYELLLCGNLDEGVRGPNQEPDRSILQSSNTISIEDSSQNQSNSNGESNCSSSSLQEHNNGGGVQQWVDRVDSMLSWDGFDFLEQELFLFEDRF